One genomic window of Kosmotoga olearia TBF 19.5.1 includes the following:
- a CDS encoding HEAT domain containing protein, with protein MASKELRMILNALEDEIQGRRELHLSEMLKSPSAFIRAKAIRESATSEVVLEDVEKYLEDESPAVRKAAIEYLAKTGTDDMAIVRALEDPSETVRTTAVKYIVELGLLDDELKEKIAKEPSQRVRKAFVETMIKTDASFEELKTFENDPSNEIKTMLEVYKGHIPLEEQAMLKLPKKLRKVAIALKVQKIGEKESELLWEKINEFSHPELKTACIEILGKFPPEMVSDKLRKLMDSEDPKIAVAATRVYGKELGYDESLLGIAEKFIDSVDEELRLMGARILKKLSEPAMVGILRNALNDPSDKVRATVIDALASMLDYSIEEDVKIALLSTSTRLKKSGLRATKRLKLLTLGDHVVRIIANKKEERSVRILAVGVAGFLKITDALVELEKIINTTTNDGKLRLSAAKAMARIAPQRLLELFNMG; from the coding sequence ATGGCTTCAAAGGAACTAAGAATGATTCTGAATGCCCTTGAAGATGAAATTCAAGGACGCAGGGAACTCCATCTCTCAGAGATGCTCAAATCACCATCGGCATTCATTCGTGCCAAAGCAATTCGGGAATCTGCAACCTCAGAAGTAGTGTTAGAAGATGTTGAAAAATACCTCGAAGATGAGTCCCCGGCGGTTAGGAAAGCCGCTATTGAATACCTTGCAAAAACCGGCACGGATGATATGGCAATCGTGCGCGCTCTCGAAGATCCAAGTGAAACAGTTAGAACGACCGCTGTTAAATATATTGTCGAGCTTGGACTCCTTGATGATGAGCTAAAAGAAAAGATAGCAAAGGAACCTTCCCAAAGAGTGCGAAAAGCCTTTGTTGAAACAATGATCAAGACTGACGCTTCATTTGAAGAATTGAAAACTTTTGAAAACGACCCCAGCAACGAAATTAAGACTATGCTTGAGGTTTATAAGGGTCATATTCCCCTTGAAGAACAGGCGATGTTAAAATTACCCAAAAAACTCAGGAAAGTCGCTATAGCTTTGAAGGTACAAAAAATCGGTGAAAAAGAATCAGAATTACTCTGGGAGAAGATCAACGAATTTTCTCATCCGGAACTTAAAACAGCCTGTATAGAAATACTGGGAAAGTTTCCACCAGAAATGGTATCAGACAAGCTAAGGAAACTAATGGACTCCGAAGATCCAAAAATAGCCGTGGCAGCAACCAGGGTTTACGGAAAAGAACTCGGTTACGACGAGAGCCTTCTCGGAATTGCCGAAAAATTTATTGATTCCGTGGATGAAGAATTGAGACTTATGGGTGCCCGTATTCTCAAAAAGCTCTCTGAACCCGCTATGGTAGGCATTTTGAGGAATGCCTTAAACGACCCATCCGATAAAGTCAGAGCCACAGTCATAGATGCCCTGGCCTCGATGCTTGACTATTCTATCGAAGAAGATGTGAAGATCGCCCTTCTTTCAACCTCAACACGACTCAAAAAATCCGGGTTGCGGGCTACGAAAAGGCTGAAATTACTTACTCTTGGTGATCATGTTGTCCGGATAATTGCGAATAAAAAAGAAGAACGTTCTGTTAGGATACTCGCAGTGGGAGTGGCTGGTTTTTTGAAGATCACTGATGCCCTTGTTGAACTCGAAAAGATTATAAACACCACCACAAACGACGGGAAGTTGAGATTATCAGCAGCAAAAGCCATGGCGAGAATAGCTCCTCAGAGATTGCTGGAGCTCTTTAATATGGGCTGA
- a CDS encoding energy-coupling factor transporter transmembrane component T family protein, whose protein sequence is MNFPIGRYVPINSPIHEIDPRAKLIVYISLAILSFFCQSPADFMFIYLLFFLQAYLSNVPIKFYLRNLKSVYLIALFIVFFQIFFTPGKVIFQIGSLIATIEGMKNAVVLVLRLFGAVLFSTLLSFTTAPLRMAHSIEDLMLRLKFSQRIARSVGLIFSISMRFIPILSKEAEQIVLAQRARGAKFKKNGLFPELRTFIAIIVPLIVLSIKKADELAIAMQVRGFDRAHKTSVRQDYFQWNIKSSLLCFMGVLSFLFVILN, encoded by the coding sequence TTGAATTTCCCCATTGGAAGATACGTTCCAATTAATTCTCCCATTCACGAAATAGATCCGCGCGCGAAGCTCATAGTTTACATCAGTCTGGCGATTCTCTCTTTTTTTTGCCAGAGCCCAGCTGATTTTATGTTTATATACCTGTTATTCTTTTTGCAGGCGTATTTGAGTAACGTCCCGATAAAATTCTATTTGAGAAACTTAAAGAGTGTATATCTCATAGCATTGTTCATTGTGTTTTTCCAGATTTTTTTCACTCCCGGGAAGGTCATATTCCAGATTGGTTCGCTGATTGCTACCATAGAGGGTATGAAAAATGCGGTTGTTCTGGTTTTGCGGTTGTTTGGGGCTGTCCTGTTCAGTACCTTGTTGTCTTTCACAACAGCTCCATTGAGGATGGCACACTCCATAGAAGATCTTATGCTCAGACTGAAGTTTTCACAGAGAATTGCCAGAAGCGTAGGGCTTATTTTCTCAATATCAATGAGGTTCATTCCCATTCTTTCTAAAGAGGCCGAACAAATAGTACTAGCTCAACGAGCCCGGGGCGCGAAGTTTAAGAAAAACGGGCTGTTTCCAGAACTTCGAACCTTTATAGCCATAATCGTTCCACTTATTGTTCTTTCAATAAAAAAAGCCGACGAACTTGCAATCGCAATGCAGGTTCGCGGCTTTGACAGAGCTCATAAAACATCGGTGAGACAGGATTATTTCCAATGGAATATAAAAAGCTCCCTTTTGTGTTTTATGGGGGTTTTATCCTTCTTGTTTGTTATTCTCAACTGA
- a CDS encoding zinc metallopeptidase, whose product MLFFDPTFIFLIPAIILAIWAQALVSQRFTYYSKVRSTFGITGAELARRLLDNSGLYDIKIETIPGQLTDHYDPRAKVVRLSQATYNNSSIAALGVVAHEIGHALQHAKNYAPLVVRNAFAPVASFGSYFSWVIFFMGILFWSPTMIRFGIVLFSLVVLFTLITLPVEFDASKRAKRLLAEMGMPESEVIAVNKVLSAAAMTYIASMAMAMLQLLRMIFIAGLFGRRD is encoded by the coding sequence GTGCTTTTCTTTGATCCAACATTCATATTTTTGATCCCGGCAATAATATTAGCAATATGGGCTCAAGCTCTCGTGAGTCAGAGATTTACTTATTATTCTAAGGTTCGTTCCACCTTTGGTATAACCGGCGCAGAACTCGCAAGACGTCTACTGGACAATTCAGGACTGTATGATATAAAAATCGAAACAATACCCGGTCAACTAACCGATCATTACGATCCAAGAGCAAAGGTCGTCAGATTATCCCAGGCAACTTACAACAACAGTTCCATCGCGGCATTAGGGGTTGTAGCTCATGAAATCGGCCACGCATTACAACATGCAAAGAATTACGCTCCGCTGGTTGTAAGAAATGCCTTTGCACCAGTCGCGAGCTTTGGCTCATATTTCAGCTGGGTTATCTTTTTCATGGGAATCCTGTTCTGGTCACCAACTATGATACGGTTTGGAATCGTTCTCTTTTCACTAGTTGTCCTCTTCACTCTGATTACGTTGCCTGTTGAATTTGACGCAAGCAAAAGAGCAAAGCGCTTACTCGCGGAAATGGGAATGCCAGAATCCGAAGTAATTGCCGTCAATAAGGTTCTTTCTGCGGCAGCAATGACCTATATCGCTTCTATGGCGATGGCCATGCTTCAGCTGTTGAGAATGATTTTCATTGCCGGGTTGTTTGGACGCAGAGACTGA
- a CDS encoding transcription antitermination factor NusB codes for MNDPRQKALETLAFFDQNGYIPFRKVEIAISTLSSIGRRFYMNLVMETLRKRIQIDYILNQFLKKPEKLPAPVMNALRLGVTQLFYMDSVPEFAAIHSSVELLKAKSFKKLVNAVLRKISKLETPLPEQPIWLKYSHPKWLVDYWEEIEWINPLEELLSYNQQPPLQVYSIPKGEYHLLDEKGYIYDKSDFSDCIIVLEKGEPISSLKRIDELEYIVNEYFRCPVIKPENSSLALLSEKPWLFHTISKEELLKSANELKKELSNRIANIEEFVYLSNTLTLEENTQLLAPLKEFVPVPLDDFMIRYNLRGTWDGYGYWLLPPNSPRPGYIARMRRK; via the coding sequence ATGAACGATCCACGCCAGAAAGCTCTGGAAACATTGGCTTTTTTTGATCAAAACGGTTATATACCATTCAGGAAGGTGGAGATAGCCATCTCCACCCTTTCATCTATTGGTAGAAGATTCTATATGAATTTGGTAATGGAAACCCTCAGAAAACGCATTCAGATAGATTACATACTGAATCAGTTTCTCAAAAAACCGGAAAAACTGCCGGCACCGGTAATGAATGCTCTTCGATTGGGGGTAACTCAGCTTTTTTACATGGATAGTGTTCCAGAGTTTGCCGCGATACACTCCAGTGTTGAACTTTTGAAAGCAAAGAGTTTTAAAAAACTGGTCAATGCGGTCCTACGAAAGATAAGCAAACTTGAAACCCCTCTGCCGGAACAGCCCATCTGGCTCAAGTATTCCCACCCAAAATGGCTGGTTGATTACTGGGAAGAAATAGAGTGGATCAACCCGCTCGAAGAACTCTTGAGTTACAACCAGCAACCGCCTCTTCAGGTTTACAGCATCCCAAAAGGAGAATACCATCTGCTGGATGAAAAAGGATACATCTACGATAAAAGCGATTTTTCAGATTGCATTATCGTTCTCGAAAAGGGTGAACCAATCTCTTCTTTGAAACGTATTGACGAACTTGAATATATAGTAAACGAATATTTCCGGTGCCCTGTAATTAAACCCGAAAATTCTTCGCTTGCTTTGCTTTCTGAAAAACCATGGCTCTTTCATACAATCAGTAAAGAAGAGTTATTAAAAAGTGCAAATGAGCTGAAAAAGGAACTTTCCAATAGAATAGCGAACATAGAAGAATTTGTTTATTTAAGTAATACCCTGACACTGGAAGAAAACACTCAACTGCTCGCACCTCTCAAAGAATTTGTCCCTGTTCCCCTGGACGATTTTATGATAAGGTATAACCTGCGGGGTACGTGGGATGGATACGGTTACTGGCTTTTGCCTCCCAATAGCCCAAGACCTGGATACATCGCTAGAATGAGGAGGAAATAA
- the queD gene encoding 6-carboxytetrahydropterin synthase QueD — MFYITKEVTFDAAHNLTSYHGKCEKLHGHTYRLQVTIKGEPDEEGMVIDFAELKKVIKEKILDKLDHSYINDLIPQPTAEYIARWIFDELEPLVKTDKRKLFEIVLWETPTSFVRYRKE, encoded by the coding sequence ATGTTTTATATAACAAAAGAGGTTACTTTTGATGCTGCGCATAACCTGACAAGCTATCATGGGAAGTGCGAAAAGCTTCACGGGCATACCTACCGTCTTCAGGTAACGATTAAAGGGGAACCGGATGAGGAAGGGATGGTTATAGACTTTGCTGAGTTGAAAAAAGTCATTAAAGAAAAGATACTGGACAAGCTCGACCATTCTTACATAAACGATTTAATACCCCAACCTACTGCCGAATATATTGCACGATGGATTTTTGATGAACTCGAACCCCTTGTAAAGACGGATAAGAGGAAACTTTTTGAGATCGTTCTCTGGGAAACCCCAACGAGTTTCGTGAGATACAGGAAGGAATGA